The Erythrobacter sp. JK5 genome includes a region encoding these proteins:
- a CDS encoding acyltransferase, with protein MGAQIHDGKLTHIQLMRALSGLIVVVSHVGWGFASHVGPGLGFELGANLPGNAAIMVFFLISGYIMVVSSGPLFGDPQARRIFWVRRIIRAMPPYWIATILFVIVMLVLQGQWFGTEKIAKSIALIPYWPDGVGGGGGKPLPVLWPGWTLYYEMVFYMLFGVMIAQGRIAAMAFTGAACLALSLVGLTMRFESPVLHTFTQPIFLLFIVGMALGWLAVSGRRLPAWFRIACAAAFVPATVFAVPPDPGVGYGVDYLRWCALPAILLFTAIVGGPLRLPFPRFITLAGDSSYAVYLLHVPIAWIAMWVFGQLRFYGGPWAYFALAFAMVYGLSWLFFRHVERPMTRWLNRQFAVDAKRARLEPRLADAT; from the coding sequence ATGGGCGCTCAAATTCACGACGGCAAGCTGACCCACATCCAGCTGATGCGCGCGCTTTCCGGCCTGATCGTCGTCGTCAGCCATGTCGGCTGGGGCTTTGCCAGCCATGTCGGGCCGGGGCTCGGGTTCGAGCTGGGCGCGAACCTGCCCGGCAATGCCGCGATCATGGTGTTCTTCCTGATCTCCGGATACATCATGGTGGTCTCTTCCGGGCCGCTGTTCGGCGATCCGCAGGCGCGGCGGATATTCTGGGTACGCCGCATCATCCGCGCGATGCCGCCCTACTGGATCGCGACGATCCTGTTCGTCATCGTGATGCTGGTGCTGCAGGGCCAGTGGTTCGGCACCGAGAAGATCGCCAAGTCGATCGCCCTCATTCCTTACTGGCCCGACGGCGTTGGCGGGGGCGGGGGCAAGCCGCTGCCGGTGCTGTGGCCGGGCTGGACGCTCTATTACGAAATGGTGTTCTACATGCTGTTCGGCGTGATGATCGCGCAGGGGCGGATCGCGGCGATGGCATTCACCGGCGCGGCCTGCCTCGCGCTGTCGCTGGTCGGGCTGACCATGCGGTTCGAGTCGCCGGTCCTGCATACCTTCACCCAGCCGATCTTCCTGCTGTTCATCGTCGGCATGGCGCTCGGCTGGCTGGCGGTGAGCGGGCGGCGGCTTCCCGCCTGGTTCCGGATCGCGTGCGCCGCCGCGTTCGTTCCCGCCACGGTCTTCGCGGTCCCGCCGGATCCGGGCGTCGGCTACGGGGTCGATTATCTGCGCTGGTGCGCGCTGCCCGCCATCCTGCTCTTCACCGCGATCGTCGGCGGGCCGCTGCGCTTGCCGTTTCCGCGGTTCATCACGCTCGCGGGGGACAGCAGCTACGCGGTCTATCTGTTGCACGTGCCGATCGCGTGGATCGCGATGTGGGTGTTCGGGCAGTTGCGGTTCTATGGCGGGCCGTGGGCCTATTTCGCGCTGGCTTTTGCGATGGTCTATGGCCTGTCGTGGCTGTTCTTCCGCCATGTCGAGCGGCCGATGACCCGCTGGCTCAACCGTCAGTTTGCCGTGGACGCGAAGCGCGCACGGCTTGAACCTCGCCTCGCCGACGCCACATGA
- the hslU gene encoding ATP-dependent protease ATPase subunit HslU gives MLKTTTQETDTPGLDNLTPKAIVAALDEHIVGQKDAKRAVAVALRNRWRRQRLGAELRNEVTPKNILMIGPTGCGKTEISRRLAKLAEAPFVKVEATKFTEVGYVGRDVEQIARDLVEEAIRLEKDRRRDAVRETASEAAMERLLTALVGDNASEATRESFRERIVQNAMNDVEVEIEVAEDRSMPFDMGNMGGNVGMIDLSDMMGKAFGKKPTARRKLRVPDAWDKLVDEEAEKRMDQDDVARVALANAETNGIVFLDEIDKIAVSDVRGGSVSREGVQRDLLPLIEGTTVSTKYGPMKTDHVLFIASGAFHVAKPSDMLPELQGRLPIRVELRALTEEDFVRILSETRANLVEQYRALIGTEDVTLHITDDAVAEVAKIAAQVNESVENIGARRLQTVMEKLLEEISFEAEEHAGETITIDAAYVRERLADLAGDSDLSKYIL, from the coding sequence ATGCTGAAGACAACGACACAAGAGACGGACACTCCCGGTTTGGACAATCTCACCCCGAAAGCCATCGTCGCGGCGCTGGACGAGCATATCGTCGGCCAGAAGGATGCCAAGCGCGCGGTCGCTGTGGCGCTGCGCAATCGCTGGCGGCGGCAGCGGCTGGGCGCGGAACTGCGCAACGAAGTGACGCCCAAGAATATCCTGATGATCGGCCCGACCGGTTGCGGCAAGACCGAAATCAGCCGCCGTCTGGCGAAGCTGGCCGAGGCGCCGTTCGTGAAGGTCGAAGCGACCAAGTTCACCGAGGTCGGCTATGTCGGGCGCGACGTCGAACAGATCGCCCGCGACCTGGTCGAGGAAGCGATCCGGCTCGAAAAGGACCGCCGCCGTGACGCGGTGCGCGAAACCGCTTCCGAAGCCGCGATGGAGCGGCTGCTGACCGCGCTGGTCGGCGACAACGCGTCCGAAGCGACGCGCGAAAGCTTTCGCGAGCGGATCGTCCAGAACGCGATGAACGATGTCGAGGTCGAGATCGAAGTCGCGGAAGACCGCTCGATGCCGTTCGACATGGGCAATATGGGCGGCAATGTCGGGATGATCGATCTCAGCGACATGATGGGCAAGGCGTTCGGCAAGAAGCCGACCGCGCGGCGCAAGCTGCGCGTGCCCGATGCGTGGGACAAGCTGGTCGACGAGGAAGCCGAAAAGCGCATGGATCAGGACGACGTCGCCCGCGTCGCGCTGGCCAATGCCGAAACCAACGGCATCGTGTTTCTCGACGAGATCGACAAGATCGCGGTCAGCGACGTGCGCGGCGGCAGCGTCAGCCGCGAAGGCGTGCAGCGCGACCTGCTGCCGCTGATCGAGGGCACCACGGTTTCGACCAAGTACGGCCCGATGAAGACCGACCACGTGCTGTTCATCGCCAGCGGCGCGTTCCACGTCGCCAAGCCGTCCGACATGCTGCCCGAACTGCAGGGCCGCCTGCCGATCCGGGTCGAGTTGCGCGCGCTGACCGAAGAGGACTTTGTGCGGATTCTGTCCGAGACCCGCGCCAACCTCGTCGAGCAATACCGCGCGTTGATCGGGACCGAGGACGTGACGCTCCACATCACCGACGACGCCGTCGCCGAAGTCGCGAAGATCGCGGCGCAGGTGAACGAGAGCGTCGAGAATATCGGCGCGCGGCGGCTGCAGACGGTGATGGAAAAACTGCTCGAGGAAATCAGCTTCGAGGCTGAGGAGCACGCTGGCGAGACGATCACGATCGACGCCGCCTATGTGCGCGAGCGCCTCGCCGATCTGGCGGGCGACAGCGATCTGTCGAAATACATCCTCTGA
- a CDS encoding ACT domain-containing protein encodes MPDKPVSGLDDMLAGMAPWLHAAPYRFLALPHEDAGAEWVGEPFALIREDEAATVVIEALEPEPGGALFARITLQLQSDLEGVGLTAAVSAALAEAGIACNAIAGYHHDHLFVPWTRREQALGILQGLSEDARR; translated from the coding sequence ATGCCGGACAAGCCCGTCAGCGGTCTCGATGACATGCTGGCCGGGATGGCACCCTGGCTCCATGCCGCACCCTATCGCTTCCTCGCCCTGCCGCACGAGGACGCAGGTGCCGAGTGGGTCGGCGAACCCTTCGCCCTGATCCGCGAAGACGAGGCGGCGACCGTCGTGATCGAAGCGCTCGAGCCCGAACCCGGGGGAGCGCTGTTCGCGCGGATCACGCTGCAGTTGCAATCGGACCTCGAAGGCGTCGGGCTTACGGCAGCGGTGTCCGCTGCGCTTGCGGAGGCGGGTATCGCCTGCAACGCGATTGCGGGATACCACCACGATCATCTGTTCGTTCCGTGGACGCGCCGCGAGCAGGCGCTGGGCATTCTGCAGGGCCTTTCCGAAGACGCGCGTCGATAG